A window of the Clupea harengus chromosome 8, Ch_v2.0.2, whole genome shotgun sequence genome harbors these coding sequences:
- the LOC105905983 gene encoding protocadherin beta-16-like isoform X42, giving the protein MKKSEGIVRVRVVFWIAVFVCTCNGDLSYSVPEEMKKGTVFGNMAKDLGLSVKGLSDRKARIDMEGNGKRFCDLQGGELVIAEKIDREELCGSKPACSLNYELVLENPLESHRITLQIEDINDNSPRFPESEIKLEIRESADKGARFPLDEAHDSDVGRNGIQSYSLEKNDYFSLAVNSHSNGRKYSEFVLDKELDREQQQEVTLLLTASDGGSPQRSGTAVIRVIVLDANDNLPVFSETIYKVSLLENSPLGTVVVTVTATDADEGANGEVTYELSHISDKALRLFSIDKVTGEIKVIGTIDYEDKYEYELWVKAKDGAGLASNAKIDIEITDVNDNAPEISIKSLNVPIPENVAPGTEVGIINVQDKDTGRNRQVRCSIQQNVPFKLNPSIKNYYTLVTTAELDRELLGDYNVTITATDEGSPPLSFFKTIHLSVSDVNDNPPLFEEQSYSAYVTENNKPGSSVCSVTARDPDWRQNGTVFYSLLPSEVNGVPVSSYLSINGDTGVIHAVRPFDYEQFRSFKVQVVARDNGSPPLSSNVTVSVFITDENDNSPQILYPTPEGNSFMTEMVPKAALSGSLVSKVIAVDADSGQNAWLSYQIVKSTDPGLFTIGLHSGEIRAQRDISESDSMKQNLVISVKDNGQPSLSTTCAVYLLISDNLAEVPELKDMSYEENNSKLTSYLIIALVSVSTFFLTFIILIVAIRVCHRRKPRLLFDGAVAIPSAYLPPNYADVDGTATLRSAYNYDAYMTTGSRTSDFKFVTSYNDNTLPSGTTLKRSPVDNSDCLDFIGNGSMSSTLVRHNLFYHSIL; this is encoded by the coding sequence ATGAAGAAATCCGAGGGAATTGTACGTGTCCGTGTTGTGTTCTggattgctgtgtttgtgtgcacttgtAATGGCGATCTGAGCTATTCCGTGCCAGAGGAAATGAAGAAAGGGACGGTATTTGGCAATATGGCAAAGGATCTTGGTCTCAGTGTTAAGGGACTATCGGATCGTAAGGCTCGAATAGACATGGAAGGAAATGGCAAACGTTTTTGCGATCTTCAGGGAGGAGAATTGGTTATTGCAGAAAAAATAGACCGGGAGGAGCTCTGCGGATCAAAGCCGGCATGCTCGTTAAACTACGAATTGGTTTTGGAGAACCCTTTGGAATCGCATCGGATTACACTGCAAATTGAGGATATCAATGACAACTCACCTCGTTTTCCGGAGAGTGAGATCAAACTGGAAATAAGGGAATCTGCAGATAAAGGCGCACGTTTCCCTTTGGATGAAGCGCACGATTCCGACGTGGGGCGAAACGGAATACAGAGCTATTCCCTTGAGAAGAACGATTATTTTAGCCTAGCAGTGAATTCTCATTCAAATGGACGAAAGTATAGCGAATTCGTTTTGGATAAAGAGCTTGATcgtgaacagcagcaggaggtgACATTGTTGCTCACTGCTAGTGACGGAGGCTCTCCACAAAGATCTGGTACTGCAGTCATACGTGTTATTGTCCTTGATGCAAACGATAATCTTCCAGTATTCAGTGAAACCATTTACAAAGTTAGTCTTCTTGAAAATTCTCCTTTGGGAACTGTTGTTGTGACCGTGACTGCTACAGACGCAGATGAAGGGGCGAATGGTGAAGTCACATATGAATTAAGTCACATATCTGATAAAGCACTCAGACTCTTCTCTATTGATAAAGTAACTGGAGAGATCAAAGTAATTGGAACAATCGATTATGAGGATAAATATGAGTATGAATTATGGGTTAAGGCAAAAGATGGTGCAGGGCTGGCTTCCAATGCCAAAATTGACATAGAAATTACAGATGTTAATGACAATGCACCTGAGATATCTATTAAATCACTTAATGTGCCCATCCCTGAAAATGTAGCCCCAGGCACTGAAGTAGGGATTATTAATGTCCAGGATAAAGATACAGGGCGAAACAGACAGGTTCGCTGCTCCATTCAGCAGAATGTTCCCTTTAAATTAAATCCATCTATTAAAAACTATTACACACTGGTTACTACAGCTGAACTGGACCGTGAACTTTTAGGTGATTATAATGTAACAATAACAGCTACTGATGAGGGCTCTCCACCATTGTCTTTCTTTAAAaccatccatctgtctgtatCGGATGTAAATGATAATCCACCTTTGTTTGAGGAGCAGTCCTACAGCGCATATGTGACTGAGAATAACAAGCCTGGgtcctctgtctgttctgttactGCGAGAGACCCAGACTGGAGACAGAATGGCACAGTGTTCTACTCTCTGTTGCCCAGTGAGGTCAATGGTGTTCCGGTCTCCTCATATTTATCCATTAATGGAGACACAGGGGTGATCCATGCTGTGAGGCCCTTTGACTATGAGCAGTTCAGAAGCTTCAAAGTTCAGGTTGTAGCCAGAGACAATGGTTCTCCTCCACTCAGCAGCAacgtgactgtgagtgtgttcataacAGATGAGAATGATAACTCTCCTCAGATATTATACCCTACTCCAGAAGGAAACTCCTtcatgactgagatggttcctaAAGCTGCTCTTTCTGGCTCGCTGGTTTCCAAAGTGATCGCTGTTGATGCTGACTCTGGACAGAACGCGTGGCTGTCATATCAGATCGTCAAGTCGACTGATCCGGGACTTTTCACTATTGGTCTCCACAGTGGAGAGATCAGGGCTCAGAGGGACATTTCTGAATCTGACAGCATGAAGCAGAACCTTGTGATATCAGTGAAAGATAACGGACAGCCCTCACTTTCTACAACCTGTGCCGTATATTTACTCATCTCTGATAACTTGGCTGAAGTTCCTGAACTAAAAGACATGTCTTATGAGGAGAACAATTCTAAACTCACATCTTATCTGATCATTGCTCTGGTGTCTGTTTCTACCTTTTTCCTCACTTTCATCATTCTGATTGTGGCCATAAGGGTTTGCCACAGGAGAAAGCCCAGACTGTTGTTTGATGGAGCAGTAGCCATCCCCAGTGCATATTTACCTCCCAACTATGCAGATGTTGACGGTACTGCAACTCTACGCAGTGCATACAATTATGATGCCTATATGACGACAGGGTCACGTACGAGTGACTTCAAGTTTGTTACATCCTACAATGACAACACGCTGCCTTCTGGCACCACTCTGAAGAGGAGCCCAGTTGACAACAGTGACTGTCTTGACTTTATTGGGAATGGATCTATGTCATCCACACTG
- the LOC105905983 gene encoding protocadherin beta-16-like isoform X44, translated as MKKSEGIVRVRVVFWIAVFVCTCNGDLSYSVPEEMKKGTVFGNMAKDLGLSVKGLSDRKARIDMEGNGKRFCDLQGGELVIAEKIDREELCGSKPACSLNYELVLENPLESHRITLQIEDINDNSPRFPESEIKLEIRESADKGARFPLDEAHDSDVGRNGIQSYSLEKNDYFSLAVNSHSNGRKYSEFVLDKELDREQQQEVTLLLTASDGGSPQRSGTAVIRVIVLDANDNLPVFSETIYKVSLLENSPLGTVVVTVTATDADEGANGEVTYELSHISDKALRLFSIDKVTGEIKVIGTIDYEDKYEYELWVKAKDGAGLASNAKIDIEITDVNDNAPEISIKSLNVPIPENVAPGTEVGIINVQDKDTGRNRQVRCSIQQNVPFKLNPSIKNYYTLVTTAELDRELLGDYNVTITATDEGSPPLSFFKTIHLSVSDVNDNPPLFEEQSYSAYVTENNKPGSSVCSVTARDPDWRQNGTVFYSLLPSEVNGVPVSSYLSINGDTGVIHAVRPFDYEQFRSFKVQVVARDNGSPPLSSNVTVSVFITDENDNSPQILYPTPEGNSFMTEMVPKAALSGSLVSKVIAVDADSGQNAWLSYQIVKSTDPGLFTIGLHSGEIRAQRDISESDSMKQNLVISVKDNGQPSLSTTCAVYLLISDNLAEVPELKDMSYEENNSKLTSYLIIALVSVSTFFLTFIILIVAIRVCHRRKPRLLFDGAVAIPSAYLPPNYADVDGTATLRSAYNYDAYMTTGSRTSDFKFVTSYNDNTLPSGTTLKRSPVDNSDCLDFIGNGSMSSTLVRETFLLPSQ; from the coding sequence ATGAAGAAATCCGAGGGAATTGTACGTGTCCGTGTTGTGTTCTggattgctgtgtttgtgtgcacttgtAATGGCGATCTGAGCTATTCCGTGCCAGAGGAAATGAAGAAAGGGACGGTATTTGGCAATATGGCAAAGGATCTTGGTCTCAGTGTTAAGGGACTATCGGATCGTAAGGCTCGAATAGACATGGAAGGAAATGGCAAACGTTTTTGCGATCTTCAGGGAGGAGAATTGGTTATTGCAGAAAAAATAGACCGGGAGGAGCTCTGCGGATCAAAGCCGGCATGCTCGTTAAACTACGAATTGGTTTTGGAGAACCCTTTGGAATCGCATCGGATTACACTGCAAATTGAGGATATCAATGACAACTCACCTCGTTTTCCGGAGAGTGAGATCAAACTGGAAATAAGGGAATCTGCAGATAAAGGCGCACGTTTCCCTTTGGATGAAGCGCACGATTCCGACGTGGGGCGAAACGGAATACAGAGCTATTCCCTTGAGAAGAACGATTATTTTAGCCTAGCAGTGAATTCTCATTCAAATGGACGAAAGTATAGCGAATTCGTTTTGGATAAAGAGCTTGATcgtgaacagcagcaggaggtgACATTGTTGCTCACTGCTAGTGACGGAGGCTCTCCACAAAGATCTGGTACTGCAGTCATACGTGTTATTGTCCTTGATGCAAACGATAATCTTCCAGTATTCAGTGAAACCATTTACAAAGTTAGTCTTCTTGAAAATTCTCCTTTGGGAACTGTTGTTGTGACCGTGACTGCTACAGACGCAGATGAAGGGGCGAATGGTGAAGTCACATATGAATTAAGTCACATATCTGATAAAGCACTCAGACTCTTCTCTATTGATAAAGTAACTGGAGAGATCAAAGTAATTGGAACAATCGATTATGAGGATAAATATGAGTATGAATTATGGGTTAAGGCAAAAGATGGTGCAGGGCTGGCTTCCAATGCCAAAATTGACATAGAAATTACAGATGTTAATGACAATGCACCTGAGATATCTATTAAATCACTTAATGTGCCCATCCCTGAAAATGTAGCCCCAGGCACTGAAGTAGGGATTATTAATGTCCAGGATAAAGATACAGGGCGAAACAGACAGGTTCGCTGCTCCATTCAGCAGAATGTTCCCTTTAAATTAAATCCATCTATTAAAAACTATTACACACTGGTTACTACAGCTGAACTGGACCGTGAACTTTTAGGTGATTATAATGTAACAATAACAGCTACTGATGAGGGCTCTCCACCATTGTCTTTCTTTAAAaccatccatctgtctgtatCGGATGTAAATGATAATCCACCTTTGTTTGAGGAGCAGTCCTACAGCGCATATGTGACTGAGAATAACAAGCCTGGgtcctctgtctgttctgttactGCGAGAGACCCAGACTGGAGACAGAATGGCACAGTGTTCTACTCTCTGTTGCCCAGTGAGGTCAATGGTGTTCCGGTCTCCTCATATTTATCCATTAATGGAGACACAGGGGTGATCCATGCTGTGAGGCCCTTTGACTATGAGCAGTTCAGAAGCTTCAAAGTTCAGGTTGTAGCCAGAGACAATGGTTCTCCTCCACTCAGCAGCAacgtgactgtgagtgtgttcataacAGATGAGAATGATAACTCTCCTCAGATATTATACCCTACTCCAGAAGGAAACTCCTtcatgactgagatggttcctaAAGCTGCTCTTTCTGGCTCGCTGGTTTCCAAAGTGATCGCTGTTGATGCTGACTCTGGACAGAACGCGTGGCTGTCATATCAGATCGTCAAGTCGACTGATCCGGGACTTTTCACTATTGGTCTCCACAGTGGAGAGATCAGGGCTCAGAGGGACATTTCTGAATCTGACAGCATGAAGCAGAACCTTGTGATATCAGTGAAAGATAACGGACAGCCCTCACTTTCTACAACCTGTGCCGTATATTTACTCATCTCTGATAACTTGGCTGAAGTTCCTGAACTAAAAGACATGTCTTATGAGGAGAACAATTCTAAACTCACATCTTATCTGATCATTGCTCTGGTGTCTGTTTCTACCTTTTTCCTCACTTTCATCATTCTGATTGTGGCCATAAGGGTTTGCCACAGGAGAAAGCCCAGACTGTTGTTTGATGGAGCAGTAGCCATCCCCAGTGCATATTTACCTCCCAACTATGCAGATGTTGACGGTACTGCAACTCTACGCAGTGCATACAATTATGATGCCTATATGACGACAGGGTCACGTACGAGTGACTTCAAGTTTGTTACATCCTACAATGACAACACGCTGCCTTCTGGCACCACTCTGAAGAGGAGCCCAGTTGACAACAGTGACTGTCTTGACTTTATTGGGAATGGATCTATGTCATCCACACTG
- the LOC105905983 gene encoding protocadherin beta-16-like isoform X39, which yields MKQYDSEANARLGSCNITSTCNITWFKNLEFILIIFTFPFFEMKAFFTSYSIFILAWVHISLHSCYGDLSYSLPEEMKRGAVVGNIAKDLGLDAKGLSYREARLDMEGNDKRLCDINLQTGDLVVADRIDREELCGSTTSCSLKYELVLENPLELHQITIQVEDINDNSPRFQKEEILLEIQESALKGARFLLTEAHDADVGRNGIQSYSLEKNDHFTLAVHSNSYGGKNSELVLDKELDREQQQELSLLLIALDGGTPQRSGTVVIHVTVLDANDNVPAFSQPSYEVNLPENSPLGTVGVTVTATDADEAANGEVSYEFSHISDKAVKLFSIDKVSGEIKVIGPIDYEEKQKYELRIQAKDGAGLASTANVLIAIQDVNDNAPVILLKSFKNHVLENAVPGTEVGIINVQDKDSGENKQVRCTIQQNVPFKLVPSIKNYYSIVTTAELDREIIADYNITLTATDEGNPPLSSSKIIHLFVSDVNDNPPIFEEQSYSAYVTENNKPGSSVCSVTARDPDWRQNGTVFYSLLPSEVNGVPVSSYLSINGDTGVIHAARAFDYEQFRSFKVQVVARDNGSPPLSSNVTVSVFITDENDNSPQILYPTPEGNSFMTEMVPKAALSGSLVSKVIAVDADSGQNAWLSYQIVKSTDPGLFTIGLHSGEIRAQRDISESDSMKQNLVISVKDNGQPSLSTTCAVYLLISDNLAEVPELKDMSYEENNSKLTSYLIIALVSVTTFFLTFIILIVAIRVCHRRKPRLLFDGAVAIPSAYLPPNYADVDGTGTLRSTYNYDAYMTTGSRTSDFKFVSSYNDNTLLAGNTLKKSNNDSSNSLDFTENGSKFSTLVRETFLLPSQ from the coding sequence ATGAAACAGTATGACTCGGAAGCAAACGCTCGCCTAGGCTCGTGTAACATCACATCAACCTGCAACATTACGTGGTTTAAAAACCTCGAATTCATTTTGATAATATTCACCTTCCCTTTTTTTGAAATGAAGGCATTTTTCACCTCGTACAGTATTTTCATTTTGGCATGGGTTCATATTTCTCTGCACTCTTGTTATGGCGACTTGAGTTATTCTCTTCCAGAGGAGATGAAACGGGGAGCTGTGGTCGGAAATATAGCGAAGGATCTTGGGCTTGATGCAAAAGGATTATCGTACCGCGAGGCTCGTTTGGATATGGAGGGTAATGACAAACGCTTGTGTGACATAAATCTACAGACAGGCGACCTGGTCGTCGCTGATAGAATAGACCGAGAGGAGCTTTGTGGATCGACGACATCATGCTCTCTTAAATACGAACTGGTTTTAGAAAATCCTCTTGAGCTGCATCAAATTACAATTCAAGTTGAAGACATAAATGATAACTCACCTCGGTTTCAAAAGGAGGAGATCCTACTGGAAATACAGGAATCTGCTTTGAAAGGTGCTAGATTTCTCCTAACCGAAGCCCATGATGCGGATGTGGGTCGAAACGGTATTCAGAGCTACTCACTGGAGAAGAACGATCATTTTACTTTAGCCGTGCATTCAAATTCTTATGGTGGGAAAAATAGCGAATTGGTTTTAGACAAAGAGCTCGACCGGGAACAACAACAGGAGCTGTCATTGTTGCTTATTGCTTTGGATGGGGGCACTCCTCAGAGATCCGGTACTGTAGTCATACACGTCACTGTTTTGGATGCCAACGACAATGTACCAGCGTTCAGTCAACCCAGTTACGAAGTCAATCTACCTGAAAATTCTCCGTTGGGTACTGTCGGTGTGACTGTTACTGCGACAGACGCAGATGAAGCGGCAAATGGAGAGGTCTCTTATGAATTCAGTCATATATCTGATAAAGCAGTCAAACTATTTTCTATTGATAAAGTAAGTGGAGAAATCAAAGTGATTGGACCGATAGATtatgaagaaaaacagaaatatgAATTAAGAATTCAAGCAAAAGATGGAGCAGGACTGGCTTCTACTGCTAATGTTTTAATAGCTATTCAAGATGTTAATGACAATGCACCAGTAATCCTTTTGAAGTCGTTTAAAAATCATGTTTTGGAAAATGCAGTGCCTGGCACAGAAGTAGGCATTATAAATGTGCAGGATAAAGACTCAGGAGAAAATAAGCAGGTCCGCTGCACCATTCAGCAAAATGTCCCCTTTAAATTAGTTCCTTCTATTAAAAACTATTACTCCATTGTAACAACAGCAGAACTTGACCGTGAAATCATAGCTGATTACAATATAACTCTCACAGCCACTGATGAAGGCAATCCACCATTGTCATCCTCAAAGATAATACATCTGTTTGTGTCAGATGTAAATGACAATCCCCCTATATTTGAGGAGCAGTCCTACAGCGCATATGTGACTGAGAATAACAAGCctggctcctctgtctgttctgttactGCGAGAGACCCAGACTGGAGACAGAATGGCACAGTGTTCTACTCTCTGTTGCCCAGTGAGGTCAATGGTGTTCCGGTCTCCTCATATTTATCCATTAATGGAGACACAGGGGTGATCCATGCTGCGAGGGCCTTTGACTATGAGCAGTTCAGAAGCTTCAAAGTTCAAGTAGTAGCCAGAGACAATGGTTCTCCTCCACTCAGCAGCAacgtgactgtgagtgtgttcataacAGATGAGAATGATAACTCTCCTCAGATATTATACCCTACTCCAGAAGGAAACTCCTtcatgactgagatggttcctaAAGCTGCTCTTTCTGGCTCGCTGGTCTCCAAAGTGATCGCTGTTGATGCTGACTCTGGACAGAACGCGTGGCTGTCATATCAGATTGTCAAGTCGACTGATCCGGGACTTTTCACTATTGGTCTCCACAGTGGAGAGATCAGGGCTCAGAGGGACATTTCTGAATCTGACAGCATGAAGCAGAACCTTGTGATCTCAGTGAAAGATAAcggacagccctctctctctacaacctGTGCCGTATATTTACTCATCTCTGATAACTTGGCTGAAGTTCCTGAACTAAAAGACATGTCCTATGAGGAGAACAATTCTAAACTCACATCTTATCTGATCATTGCTCTGGTGTCTGTGACTACCTTTTTCCTCACTTTTATCATTCTGATTGTGGCCATACGGGTTTGCCACAGGAGAAAGCCCAGACTGTTGTTTGATGGAGCAGTTGCCATTCCCAGTGCATATTTGCCTCCCAACTATGCAGATGTTGATGGAACGGGAACTCTCCGCAGCACTTACAACTATGACGCCTATATGACCACAGGCTCCCGTACCAGTGACTTCAAGTTTGTCAGCTCTTACAATGATAACACACTGCTTGCTGGTAACACTTTGAAGAAGAGTAATAATGACAGTAGCAACAGCCTTGACTTTACTGAGAATGGATCCAAATTCTCCACTCTG